The following nucleotide sequence is from Podospora bellae-mahoneyi strain CBS 112042 chromosome 1 map unlocalized CBS112042p_1, whole genome shotgun sequence.
CATATCGGAGATGGGGGCGGAGCAGAAGTTGCGAGCCGTAGGGCTGATGGGGGCGCCACGGACGGGGAGTTGCGGATGATATGTCTACCGCTTAGCTACACCTTACTTAACTAAGCTGTTGTTCAACTCGTCGCATGGCCTACTCCACCTGAGTCTACcggatggggtggttgttacctacctacctatctacctTGGAGGGTAAATGGGATGGGTAGTATGTACGTACAATCGTATATGCCGTCGGATTGATAGTCCAATATGCAAGTAGAGAGTGTGGAAGGGTGGGGGACACATACTACAACGATCCcggggaggtcggcggcTCTGCAGGCgatggggtgggtggtggtggtggagtggggATGGGTGTTGCTAAAAATAAATCTatttttggtgatgggtgtggtTGGGTGGAATGATTTACCTGCAGGTGTGAGGTTGCGGcgcacagcagcagcatgtaTGCGAGCGAGTGCACATACACATGCcggttgggagggaaggcggcggcggcagcggcggtggcggtgggaagACCACGTGGAATTTTGGCTGGAATTGGGATGGATACCTAGGGAAAGGTAagcaagtggaagaagggtTGGGGATTGTTCGGTGTGCTGATCACAGACAGACATAAAGAATTGTGACAAGAGTAGTAGTGTGAGGGGAGCACCGCattttttgggaggggaaggggataaAAATTATGAACTATTAACAATGCCGCCGTCTAAACCTCACAGTATCTTCACTGCGGGGAGTATATATGACCGTTTTTGGTCGATATTCCTAACCTTCcctttcctcatcatcatcaacaacaacaaattTACTTATACTCATAACCACAGCCCGATTACTAACAACTCCAGTACTAACCCCTAGATCTCACACCACATCATAACCAAAGATGTGCCTCTACCATCAACACTAGTGGCGGTGCGGACACATTGTTAGGGGGCCTCCCCGTCTACTACGACGGTGCGACCGGCGGGCTGACCGGAGGGCTCATGGAGGCGATGATTACCCATGCGGTAACTTCAAGAAGATGAGGTGGGTTGATTCTTGTGATGAATGCATGAGGGTGAATACCCAAGCTAACCGTACTAATTAAGTAGGTGAGAAGGTAAGTGCAGAGTCTCCCCGGAGGAGACGTCTAGGTTGATGAACTTGATATATTCTATCTTTTTTTCACTAGAAAATATGGTTCTGATTAATTGCTTGTTAAGATGTGAAAGTGACTACTGATAGACGTTCAATCAATGTGCTTGTGTGCGCGCATGCTGGTCTTCTTCCATTGGGATAGTTTTTCGTCCCACCGCtaggttgaggttgatgatgtaATTTCGAGGTTTTGCTCTTGCTGCGACGAAACTTACCTCAAATGAACTAACAGATACACATGAGAGTGTGATCAATCACGGACGCGAACTGGGAGCAAGACGGTGCGTATGGTTGGGATTGAGGACAAAGGATGCCGTTTGTTCCACGCGCAAGGGCACAAAGGACGGAAGAACATGGACAATGCTATTGAACCGGACTGGACAACACAATTATGCAATGGAAGTAGCGGGAGCAATATATTCACAAGTCTGTAGAATGACCCGCTTGAAGCAGACTAAACAACCTAATtatccccaactccccaagACAGTATAAAAGCTCCCTttatccctccctcctctccttccattttcctcatcatcagcatcaaaaACTTACTTAAACAGccctcctcactctcacttTGCACACATtacccaacatcatcacccaagaTGTGCCTCTGGGAGAAACTTTACTGCCACTGCGGCATCCCTTCTGATAAGCCTCAAAAGCTTATCATGAACTGCCACTCCTATTCCACTACTGGCCGCTGCAGCAGTGATACGGTCAGACCCAAGAATAGGGGCTGGCTCTGCTCGAGGTGCCAGGAGATTGATGATTTGGCTAGGCAGATAGGAAGTTGGAGGGTGTAAGGAGTCTGCAAAAGTGAGAGCGCTGGGGAGAAAAGTCCGGAACAGAATCTGGGTAGGTAAGTGGAAACTGCCCTAgtggaggttgttgctgatcaTACATAcattattaaaataatttttttcCCTGTGAAAACTTCGAGTTATCGTTGGTTTCAAATTTCGaaagtgagtgagtgagttCTATTTGATATACAAGCTACCTACCATCTACCTGACTGGCATATTTTGGACGAAAAGAAGTATGAAAATGCTAGAGAAAGAAAGATGGGCTTTAAGAGATGAATAAGCAGCCAGCCAAGACACATTGAATGGTTTTATCCTATCCATCGAGCAACTATGTCTCTCGAAGCAGGCTAAAGAGAGAGATCTGCCTGCTGGTTGGTTATCCATCTTTTACATGACTGACTtatttgtgtgtgtgtatgaaGCACAACGAATGCCCTATCTTCCTTCTTCCTATCCATGATTTATTTGACAGACAGGAGTGAGTGTCCAAAGTGAAAACGAAGAAGACCTTCACGATGGTCGTCTCTCTGCATTGATCGTGTGACCAGCCAGCTTCGAGATATCCATTCTTAGTAAACATGTGTacacacatacatacatacatacatacatacatacatacatacatacatacatacatacatacatacatacatacatacatacatacatacatacatacatacatacatacatacatatatatatatattcaTACCTTTTACCATTTCAGCATGAGAGTAGTCCGTCTATCTCATTTCCCAGTTTTCTCTTTGTTACAGGAACAAGAAATTGTCATCAAATGGCCTATTCCAGTGGCTTTGTTCTTGTAGTAGGACCCCGAGGGCTGAATTGTTTCAGCGCTTCCGAGTCCAAGGGAAATACCATTCATATACAATTTCACACCGTTAATGCACGCAATCAGGATTAGAAAGCAAAATAAATAGGGCTTATAAAAGAGAGTGTTGTATTAGTCTCACCAACAAAATCTCCACCAGGGAGATTTGAATCTCACTTACCTCCTTTCCACATACCTATACTCATGTCTATGAGCTCGGCAAGGACAATCGAACGTCCTCTGTTCGATTCGAAGGATTTCACAGCTCATACCAATGTGATAAAGGCGGCAGCGATTAACCAAAACGGGCGCAGGATGAATGGGGCACCCGCAAAGCCAGAGACCCTGTCGGAAGAGACACATCTTGGGTGATGTGAGGTTGGTAATAGTTTTGAAGGTTGTGAGTTGTGAAGGTTTGTGTAAGTAGTTACTTGTGTGGGTTTGTtgcgttgatgatgagaaaaGATTGACGAGCTCATGGGAGGGCGCCTGGCTTTTTATATAGTGATAAGAAGAGTAGAGAGAATGGAAACAATCTCATTGTCTTCTTTCACTGGCTTTGTTCACCTCGATACTCCTCTATTTATATCAATTTTCGTCTCATCACAGCACCAGTCTAGTGCTCAGCCAAACCCATAGTTCAGAAACCACTTCACACATCAACTTCGATCAATCCCATCATAATCAAAACAATGCCCCCCTTCCATTTTCAACACCATTGCTCTTCCAATAATCGCATTATACAGACTCCAATGCCACACAATTTCTCCTGTATTTaacccttccctccctctctcctcagcaactttccccatcatcatcatcatcatcatcatcatcatcagatcAAACCACCGaaccaaacacacacacataccaTCACTTCAAACTACCcacccaaaacaacaaacaagatGTGCCAATATGAGCAATTCTACCTACCACCTCTGCGGCTGCAAGGACGCGGCTGAGGTCCGCATCGAGACCTGTCAGTTAGTCCAAGATGGCAGTGCATGCTCTGGTCTGAAGCCGCTGGTGATCTCCTttgttcctcctccggcaaCCTGTGATTACCACGAGGTCTCCTCTGATGATGGGTACTAGTGGATCCCTCGTTGAGCGCAGCCTCTTGCTCATTACTTGGTGGGCAAATGGCTCTCCTGGAAGGTAAGTGAGTATTTGATTAAAGGTAAGGTGTGGTGCGGTTGTTAATGCCTGGAGCATCAATAAATCAAGACATATAATTTCAATACATTTTTTAAACAAAACCCTAGACGGCTATATCTCTTTTCGTGCTTGTATTGTGATCCTGTGGTTTAACTGTTACTTCAACAGGCAGATGTGTAGCTTTGTGCACTTTCACCTCTTTCGGTACACCTGCTCCACCTAGGTACATGTGTACAATTCATTCAGTGTTATTTTCTCTCATTATACATGTAAAACTCAACCACCATATCTAGTTCTCAGCTTGCCTCTGTACAATAAAGACACCAACCCCTGACGCCATTCCATATGCGTTTATGACAAGTCATATCCCAAACTTATATACAACGTACATGACTCTAAAAAGCCGCGCCACATCTTCCAAACTATCATCCAATTATGACTCAAATCCAAGATCCGAGAGCCGACCGGCCTGCCCCTTTTGAGGTCCGGCGGTCCAACCTTCTCCAGCCAAGACGTTCGTTCCATAACCCGGTCCACCCTTCAAAGATCTGTCTCGGGAACCCCTTAATCAACCTTCCTAACCCCCAatccactcccctccccaacccccctcccaagctCCATATCCCTTCCATCAACCCTAGAATACTGCCCCCTATCCCTTCTATTCCTCCCCACCGTCCCCCTCTCACTCCTCCtgttcctccccatcacatTCCCCAAATcaatcctcctcacccccctatTACAGCACAACGTGCTCATCACAATCGCCATCAAGAAAAACGTCACCGTGGGCAGCGCCACATACAACACCTGATCGTCCGCTGGGTGCCTCTGTCCATCACTCTTATTCGGCCCCTTCTTCGGCTTGACAATCTGCACCGTCGGTCCCTGATGCCATTCCGCGGGCGAGCCATCCTCCGGCagcgccgccatcctcaaggTTATCGTCGTTGGTGTGTTCTGCTTGAAGTGCTTCGCCTTGTTTCCCGGTTTTTCATTCCACAAtgggttggcgttgatgaggtCTTGGGTAATGGACCACTGGTAAAACCCCCACGCGCACGAGATTTCGCCAGAGTCAAAGGCTTGGTGGGTGTCGCTTTCGGGGGTGAGGTAAAACCCGATGATTTTGATCGTGTGGTTTGCTTTCTCGTGGGTGTGGCctttggagaagaaggccgggTCCCAGGTGATGTACTTGAGGACGCCGGGGTTGAAGGTTTCGTTGTGTTTGGGGAGGCAGAAGGGTTTGTAGTCGCCGTCGAGGTTGTGGCAGACGGCGAATTCGTGACCGGcgagcttggtggtgtcgatggCGGGAGGGGCGTCGTTGtcggtgggaggggggacgaGGTCGGCGTCGATGGGTTGACGGGGCGCAAGAGCGTTCGGGTTCTCTGGGCCGGGAAGAGCTGATGCTGTGCCTAGCACGGCCAGCCAGAGGGCTGACCGGATGAGGTTAGGCGAAACCATCTGTATCCTTTGCGTCTGTGATGTTGCTCGGATGCTTCGGAGCTTTCTTCGTTCAAGCTCTTAGAGAGAAGAGGCCAGACAGTTGAGTTGAAGGGGTAAGTAGGAAGCCGAGTAAGACACTCTGGTCGTCTTTCCAGTCAATTGAGCGGACAGAGAAGGCCGTTGAAGAAGCAGAGGTTCAAGAAGGAAAAAGGAATGGATAACCGACGAGATATCGGCCCGGCGCAACCTTCAGCCCTCGACCTGGAAGCGGCAATTTTGGAAGTCCCGGAGCTTCCCGCCGTCCGTTGATGGTGAACTTGACACAGGGAGCTCCCGGCGGACAAAAGCTGCATGAAATCGCGCTAGAAGGCCTGCCAAGCCGGCATGCCAAGGTCGACAAAGCAGGGGTTCCGGCATCTTAACGCCTCGGCATCTCAGGATATTGGTGGTTCACTGTACAGAACGTCTCATTTGCTACCATCTAAGAAACAGTGTTCTTGGCCACGATTCCCCTCGCAAACTCTCCAAAGGTAATATGCTGCTCCatgtcaacctcctcacccaggTTCGGCTGGGTAAAAACGGCAAGTGTATTGCGCGCAATCCGGCCATCGCTCATGGAAGCACGAGCTCCCCGTACAAAATGCGGCACAGCCTTGAACTTGCCCTCAGTAATCCTCTCCAATGCCTCGCCCGTCTGGAAAGCAATGCAGTCGCGGGGAATCTTGACCTGGACCGTTTGCCCAGTACGAGACTTGATGTACAAACCAGATGCCGGGTCAGGAGACGCATCAAGTTCGGGAAGAGGTGCCAACTTCAGCGGCTTGCTGTCGGCCAAAGTTTGTTCAAAAGCCGGTGCGACCGCTGGCGTCTTGGCTTCGTCGACAAACATGGCCGAAGTCAAACCGGTCAAACAGCCGTGGTCCAGATGGGTAGCACACCagtcatcctcgtcgccgccctcgccattCGCGATTTCGCTCGCCTTTGTCGGCGCAGGAGGCGCGTTGACGGGGTCCTCGGGGAAGTAGTGTAACAGGCGAGCCTTTGTCGTGGTCGAGGTGCTCACAACCTTTTCCAAGTAACCGTTGGGATAACCGGCAATTTCCTTCTCGGCGAACCTATCGCACGCTCTAGCCACCAAAACGGCAACGTCAATGATCAGACGGCAAAGATCCTCGACAGAGTTTTTGAAGCCGGGTAGCGTCGCATCATCCGGCCAGATGTTGGGCGAGAGATACTCAGGGAAGTTGTCAGTGTTGAACTCCTCGGTGGGTGCTGCGCAAGACAGCTTTGGGTCAACATAGAAAGCACAGTTGGCATAGAAAGAGCCCTTTAATGTGTCGACCTGGCCGTTCTTGAGGGTTTCCTTTCCAAGGGACCATCCGGTAAGGTACTTGGCCTTTTCATTCTCGAGTTTATCTGTGGCTGGTCAACTTTTTGCTCATAGCCGCCATGACCCTTCACATGTAACCTACCCAGCTCAGACTTGGGGAGGTTTCCAAGGTAAGACGAATAGGAGAGGGCATGATGCCTCAGACTCGCAAACTCGGGTGGTACATCTTTGACAACCAAGATACCCAGAGAATCCGGGCCGAATGCTTGCTGGAGCTTCTCAAACGACACCGTTCCTAGAGATTTTTACACATCAGCGATTGCACTTACACAGATCACCCCGCAAAGTGATCCCTGGACCCTGACTTACCGTCCTTTAGCTCCTGTAGGGAGACAGTCACAGCCTGAGCAATAGGGGCCATTTTGATCCAAAGATGTTACAAGACAAATAATCCAACATCCAACAAAAAGAGGGGAAGCAAACTTTTATCTCACGAGATCTACTTACACATCTTCAAGCTCCCTGTACCAGGTCAGCGGGGCGGACCGCCAAGCATTCCCACTGCCGGCCGACTTGCTCAAGGCGGCAGGTCCCTGTTCACGCCAAGACATTTCCAACGCGCCTATCGATAACGATAAGatcatcgtcaccatcatcatcaaccacttGTCCCAGCCTCACTGACGTTGTTTGCGACTACAGCATCACAATTCATCCCTCCATTGCGACAATGGTCAAAGCACTCACCTTCAAAGGAGAtaaaaaaccaaaaaagaGGAAACGCACCGGCGGGGCTAGCGGGaaagaagacgacgatgacaacCGCCAGCTCAAAGCcgccaaaccctccaccgaagccgacgccgatgccgacgccgacgccgacgacgacagctgGGTGTCCGCAGACGTAACAGCCGACATCTCCGGTCCGATCATGTTCGTCCTACCAACCGAACCACCAACCGCGCTGGCATGCGACGCCATAGGAAAGGTGTTCACCCTCCCAATCGAGAACATCATcgacaacaaccccatcaccgccgaGCCGCACGATGTGCGGCAGGTCTGGGTGGCCAATCGGATTGTAGGGACAGAACACTTCCGGTTCAAGGGGCATCATGGAAAGTCAGTAACCCCTTCTCCTGAGTGTTGGTGTACGATATTAACAGAAAAATAGATACCTCTCCTGCGACAAAATCGGTCTCTTCTCCGCGACCTCCgaagccatcacccccctcgaGTCTTTTTCCGTCATCCCCACCGCCGACACCCCCGGCACTTTCCAGATCCAAACGCTAAGGGATACCTTCCTTTCTGTGAGAGCGTCGCGGTCCTCAAAAGCGAATGCTTCCCCTGAGGTCAGGGGGGATGAGACGGAGATTACGTTTGATACTACGTTGAGGATCAGGATGCAGGCGAGGTATAAACCCAAGTTAAAGGCGTcaaaagaggagaaggcaAGGGAGAAGATTAGCCGGGCCGAGTTGGAGGCtgcggtggggaggaggttggatgaggatgaggtgaaACGActgaagagggcgaggagggagggggactACCATGAGGCGGTGTTGGATTTGAAGGTTAAGGGGAAGCATGATAAATATGGGTAGGGAGGCTGATGTCAGAGCTGTTGTGGTAGGAAAATGGCTTGGCTTAGTagggttggtgttgttctaTACTGTGTAATGAATTTGGGAGTTTCGTTGATGAATCACGGTCTTGGAATGGGAAGATCAGGGTTTAATAAAAGACTAATTGTATTCATGGATGGCGAAGACAAAGCCTCAACTTGCTTGTAGGAAAACAATGCCTCCAATCGAGTTGAGGCGGGTTCAAATAGTGACTTGTATGAGTGAAGGCGATGTGAGACGAAAGGATACACACCTATGGATTTCCACACTGTTCTGATACCAGTAATGTTATTGTGGAAAGAGAATCAGCACACTTCATCCCAACCTAATGTGCATTTTCAACCACTTTCACCACTTTCCCTAACATTATCCAAACCTCTAGCCCTTTCACTAACCATATCCCACTCAGGCAGTGAATAATTCTCCTCGATATCAGTCTTCCACATGTCGCTGTATCTTCAAATCAACAATATTcaaccatcacatcacactAAGCAAGTCAACACAGCGGTTTAAATAGAAACTATCAATCACTTAGGTATACAAAACCCCCCGCCATACCTATACAATTTCCCAATCTTTTTTCCCAACCATCGGTATCCAGCCAGCCCCCCATATCTCTATATCCAACCCTATAATATCAATCTTTAAAAAAATGCCCCCTGGGCAAGACGGGTGTGCTATGTGCAGGTGATTATACACAGGCCCATGCCACTCCCACCCAAAATATGATCA
It contains:
- a CDS encoding uncharacterized protein (EggNog:ENOG503NVV6; COG:S) translates to MAPIAQAVTVSLQELKDGTVSFEKLQQAFGPDSLGILVVKDVPPEFASLRHHALSYSSYLGNLPKSELDKLENEKAKYLTGWSLGKETLKNGQVDTLKGSFYANCAFYVDPKLSCAAPTEEFNTDNFPEYLSPNIWPDDATLPGFKNSVEDLCRLIIDVAVLVARACDRFAEKEIAGYPNGYLEKVVSTSTTTKARLLHYFPEDPVNAPPAPTKASEIANGEGGDEDDWCATHLDHGCLTGLTSAMFVDEAKTPAVAPAFEQTLADSKPLKLAPLPELDASPDPASGLYIKSRTGQTVQVKIPRDCIAFQTGEALERITEGKFKAVPHFVRGARASMSDGRIARNTLAVFTQPNLGEEVDMEQHITFGEFARGIVAKNTVS
- a CDS encoding uncharacterized protein (EggNog:ENOG503NY4P; COG:Z), with translation MVKALTFKGDKKPKKRKRTGGASGKEDDDDNRQLKAAKPSTEADADADADADDDSWVSADVTADISGPIMFVLPTEPPTALACDAIGKVFTLPIENIIDNNPITAEPHDVRQVWVANRIVGTEHFRFKGHHGKYLSCDKIGLFSATSEAITPLESFSVIPTADTPGTFQIQTLRDTFLSVRASRSSKANASPEVRGDETEITFDTTLRIRMQARYKPKLKASKEEKAREKISRAELEAAVGRRLDEDEVKRLKRARREGDYHEAVLDLKVKGKHDKYG
- a CDS encoding uncharacterized protein (EggNog:ENOG503P33Y; COG:S) — its product is MVSPNLIRSALWLAVLGTASALPGPENPNALAPRQPIDADLVPPPTDNDAPPAIDTTKLAGHEFAVCHNLDGDYKPFCLPKHNETFNPGVLKYITWDPAFFSKGHTHEKANHTIKIIGFYLTPESDTHQAFDSGEISCAWGFYQWSITQDLINANPLWNEKPGNKAKHFKQNTPTTITLRMAALPEDGSPAEWHQGPTVQIVKPKKGPNKSDGQRHPADDQVLYVALPTVTFFLMAIVMSTLCCNRGVRRIDLGNVMGRNRRSERGTVGRNRRDRGQYSRVDGRDMELGRGVGEGSGLGVRKVD